The following coding sequences are from one Macaca mulatta isolate MMU2019108-1 chromosome 7, T2T-MMU8v2.0, whole genome shotgun sequence window:
- the RNASE1 gene encoding ribonuclease pancreatic isoform X1, which yields MALDKSVILLPLLVLVLLVLGCLGRESRAKKFQRQHMDSGSSPSSNSTYCNQMMKRRSMTHGRCKPVNTFVHEPLVDVQNVCFQEKVTCKNGQTNCFKSKSSMHITDCRLTNGSRYPNCAYRTSPKERHIIVACEGSPHVPVHFDASVEDST from the coding sequence ATGGCTCTGGATAAGTCTGTCATCCTGCTCCCTCTGCTTGTCCTGGTGCTGCTGGTGCTGGGCTGCCTGGGCAGGGAATCCCGGGCCAAGAAATTCCAGCGGCAGCACATGGACTCAGGCAGTTCCCCCAGCAGCAACTCCACCTACTGCAACCAAATGATGAAGCGCCGGAGTATGACGCACGGGCGGTGCAAACCAGTGAACACCTTTGTGCATGAGCCCCTGGTAGATGTCCAGAATGTCTGCTTCCAGGAAAAGGTCACCTGCAAGAACGGGCAGACCAACTGCTTCAAGAGCAAGTCCAGCATGCACATCACAGACTGCCGCCTGACAAACGGCTCCAGGTACCCCAACTGTGCATACCGGACCAGCCCGAAGGAGAGACACATCATTGTGGCCTGTGAAGGGAGCCCACATGTGCCAGTCCACTTCGATGCTTCTGTGGAGGACTCAACCTAA